GTGCTAAGCCATCCTTCCGgcttcgttttgtttgttttcttctgacGATATAATTTACTTGACTAAGGGCTAAGAAACGGGGAAAAAAATAATTCCAGCTATAGAGAAAAGGACAAAGGAACTAAAACACGCCCtcaacctttctcttcctcaggtcCGCCAACTTCAACAACTCCACAGGGGACTGCGCCACCTCCGATATGGACAGACACACCGCAGTGGGCACGGGCTCCTTCAGACCATCGGAGAACAGCGACTTCCTGGAGAACAACTGCGTCGATGACCCCGTGAGGCTGTGTGAGTTCCAAAAGATGGAGGGACGCATCCTGAAGACCGTTGACTCCGTGTACCAGGACGTGGTCGGCCTCGAGGAATGCAAGCGACTCTGCCTCACCGCCTCCTTCAGGTAAGGACTCCACCCTCGATAGGCGTCTCCAAACATATCGGTTCCGTGAAGAAAAAAGCTCAATAAAGATGAATAATCACAGATACACTCTGACTGGATTTAAACAAGGTGATATGTTCCTTCTTTCCACAGGTGCCACTCCTTCGACTACGGTGACACCGGAGACAGGGTGTGCCGCCTCTcccaccacgccgccgccacACTCACTCACATTGAAGAGCCTTACCTGGAAATCCCCGGCTCCTCCACCTACGAGCTCTCCTCCTGCTACAACGTGACCATCGACTGCCGCTCCGGGGATATGGTGGCCAGGGTCAAGACCTCCAAGATCTTCAACGGCAAGATCTACGCCAAGGGCTCGCCGAACACCTGCGTCAATGACATCGAGGACGCTCTGGAGTTTGAACTTAGGATGTCTTACAACGACATTGACTGCGACGTCGAGCGTGAAAGCGTCTCTCGCTACAAGAACGACGTGGTCATCCAGCACCACGACATGATTGTGACCTCGGCTGACCTGGGCCTCATCGTGCACTGCCAGTATGACCTGACCAACAAGAGCGTGAGCAACCGCGTGGACCTGACCGTGGAGGATGACAGAAAGCCGGTGCTGGAGCAGGGCAGCACCGTGGACTCCCCGAACGTGATCATGCGCGTGGCCAACAGGGACGGAAACGACATCACCGACGCCTCCGTGGGTGACATGCTGCAGCTGCGCTTTGAGATCGTGGACAGGAACTCGCCTTATGAGATCTTCGTGCGGGACCTCGTGGCCATGGACGGCAGCAATACCAACAACATCACTCTGCTGGACGGCCGCGGCTGCCCCTCCGAGATCTCCATCTTGAGGCCGCTCGAGAAGGTTGACTTCACTGGAAAGGTAAGCGCTTCACCCTATCTTTGTTGCCTCGCTCAGCAGTCAGACTTTTGCAACACGTCCACTGCTCTCTATCTGGCAACAACAGTTCATTGGTGTGTGTTGGAATGTCTTCATAATCATCGTTTTGTTGCCTCCAGGTTCTCGGGGCTTCTTTCGACGCCTTCAAGTTCCCGACGAACGATGTGGTCCAGTTCCGCGCCCTGGTGACGCCCTGTATCCCCACCTGCGAGCCTGTGGTGTGCGACGTGCTGGACTTCGGCGGCCAGATGAAGCAGGCGGAGAGCTACggcaggaagaagagggaggcgcTTCCTTACTTCACTGACTTCGGCTCCGCATACAACTTCGCAGAACCAACTGGGCGGTCCATGGCACTGGTAAGATATTTCAGAGAGTCAGACATGAGCACTTCAAAAGCTCAGTAGCAATACAAGTTGGATAAAGGCCTATACAGTGGAGCAAATGATATGCATGACATATCAATGTATCTGACGTGACCTCGTTTTCCCTTTGCACAGGTGAGTCAGCTGGGCAGCAACACCTTCGACGTTGAGGGTCACAGCTTCATGATCAGCCATCCCAGCCACGATGTGAGCCGCCAGAGGAGAGAGGCACCTGAGCAGGAGATTCCCGAGGAGCTTCTCGTTGTTCAGTCCATCAAGATCTCTGACAAGTTTGGCTTCCGCTCGTCACAGATCCAGAGCAGAGAGGGCGCCGCCAACAATCTCGAAAAGGACTTGAACAGTGCCGTGAGTAGCTCTTCCCATTACTATTTCTACTTGTAGTGCCCCTGAATAAGCATAATGTAGTTCATAGGCCTGTACAGTTAGGGTTAACGGAGTGTCATGTCCCTTCTTCACACAGAGCATCGGCGGGCCTGAGGTGGTGATGCAGGAGGACGTGTCAGGCGTGTGCATCAACATGGTGGGCCTTGTGCTGGCCTGCTCCGTGTTCCTCGTGGCCCAGCTGGTCATCATCGTGGCGTGGACGGCAGTGtggcaccgccgccgccgcagcaagCTGGAGGAGCCCCTgagccccgccaccaccaccgagtCCCTCCGTCAGCT
The Eriocheir sinensis breed Jianghai 21 chromosome 12, ASM2467909v1, whole genome shotgun sequence DNA segment above includes these coding regions:
- the LOC126997559 gene encoding uncharacterized protein LOC126997559, giving the protein MFVVVRMLPFTVAPYLACLLVLLAPTLAQETEVPPRVTPDQSEPEQPPVLLSQPASAPPVQTPRPIQPAPPPVPTFIDTSDFESTSLQVTACPPEQIYFELVTGYVYSAPADMLDSQPGTLMLTDCIDMCRRNRSCMAVNYETGLCVLFSSNADMYPGSLTSSQFPVFTLYVQKNCLLNAPACDRAWSFERVMGFELAGYAKRNTRVGTRQECEILCLQEQDFPCRSANFNNSTGDCATSDMDRHTAVGTGSFRPSENSDFLENNCVDDPVRLCEFQKMEGRILKTVDSVYQDVVGLEECKRLCLTASFRCHSFDYGDTGDRVCRLSHHAAATLTHIEEPYLEIPGSSTYELSSCYNVTIDCRSGDMVARVKTSKIFNGKIYAKGSPNTCVNDIEDALEFELRMSYNDIDCDVERESVSRYKNDVVIQHHDMIVTSADLGLIVHCQYDLTNKSVSNRVDLTVEDDRKPVLEQGSTVDSPNVIMRVANRDGNDITDASVGDMLQLRFEIVDRNSPYEIFVRDLVAMDGSNTNNITLLDGRGCPSEISILRPLEKVDFTGKVLGASFDAFKFPTNDVVQFRALVTPCIPTCEPVVCDVLDFGGQMKQAESYGRKKREALPYFTDFGSAYNFAEPTGRSMALVSQLGSNTFDVEGHSFMISHPSHDVSRQRREAPEQEIPEELLVVQSIKISDKFGFRSSQIQSREGAANNLEKDLNSASIGGPEVVMQEDVSGVCINMVGLVLACSVFLVAQLVIIVAWTAVWHRRRRSKLEEPLSPATTTESLRQLYDSGYPRRI